In Thermococcus thioreducens, a genomic segment contains:
- a CDS encoding putative RNA uridine N3 methyltransferase, with protein MAWHVFIPDSLLEETDDPKIRTYKVGQIARACAIFGVEHIWIYNAGGRDGRFIKTILEYAETPQYLRKRLFPLMPELRYVGVIPPLRTPHHKLKGKPKVGEIREGFAFRKGRRVYADIGLDDLALVEGGVEGRATFRIVSVRPLRVIPAKPVEYWGYRVHLTGKSLAKTLKKARLDLAIATSRKGRDIREVKLPPLEGEVGFIFGSPRKGVMELLGEEEYDFDLILNTIPNQRTATVRTEEAVLATLAVFNLIRRD; from the coding sequence ATGGCCTGGCACGTCTTCATTCCGGATTCGCTCCTCGAAGAAACCGACGACCCGAAAATCAGGACGTACAAGGTTGGTCAGATAGCCAGGGCCTGCGCTATATTCGGCGTTGAGCATATATGGATCTACAACGCTGGCGGCAGGGACGGAAGGTTCATCAAGACAATCTTGGAGTACGCGGAAACGCCCCAGTACCTCAGAAAGAGGCTGTTCCCCCTCATGCCGGAGCTCCGCTATGTTGGCGTCATCCCGCCGCTTAGGACGCCCCACCACAAGCTCAAGGGAAAACCAAAGGTCGGCGAAATCCGCGAGGGCTTCGCCTTCAGGAAAGGGAGGCGGGTTTACGCGGACATTGGCCTTGACGATCTTGCTCTGGTGGAGGGGGGCGTTGAGGGACGTGCAACCTTCAGAATCGTCTCAGTAAGGCCGCTCAGGGTGATACCAGCTAAACCGGTTGAATACTGGGGCTACAGGGTGCATCTCACGGGGAAGTCACTGGCAAAAACACTTAAAAAGGCCAGGCTGGATTTGGCGATTGCCACCTCCAGGAAGGGACGCGACATTCGGGAGGTGAAGCTTCCCCCACTTGAGGGGGAGGTCGGATTCATCTTTGGCTCACCGAGGAAGGGCGTGATGGAGCTCCTCGGCGAGGAGGAATATGACTTTGATCTAATCCTCAACACCATTCCAAATCAGCGGACGGCCACCGTCCGCACCGAGGAGGCCGTCTTGGCCACACTCGCAGTGTTTAATCTCATAAGGAGGGATTGA